Genomic DNA from Bartonella alsatica:
ACTACATGTTTACCATTGAGGACTCTATCCACAATGAAGGGGATAAACCGATATATCTCTCATCCTATGCACGCGTCGCACGTGCAGCTCCACCAGAACATACAAATGCAACCTATTTACTTCATGAAGGCATGATAGGAATCGCAGGTGATTCACTCAAAACTGAGAAATACAAAACCCTAGCTGAACTTGATCCAAATCCTGATAATGGTCAAAAAAGTATAACTTTCTCTAAAGTGACAGGAGGTTGGATTGGTATTACTGATAAATATTGGGCTGTAGCAGTCATCCCCCCACAAGATAAAGAATATACAAGCCGCTTTATTTATTTTGATCGTCTGCAAACACATTATCAGTCCGACTTACTAGGTACACTTTTAACGATTGCCCCCAACGAAACAAAAACCGTTACAAATCGTCTTTTTGCCGGTGCAAAACAAGTTGAAATTATTAATTATTATCAAAATGACCTAAAGATTAAAAAATTTGCTCTTTTAATCGATTGGGGTTGGTTCGATTTCATAACCAAGCCAATGTTTTCTCTCATTGATATTCTTTATAAGCAAACAGGCAATTTTGGTATCGCCATTCTTCTTGTTACAGTGCTCCTAAAAACGCTTCTCTTCCCTTTGGCGAATAAGTCCTACAAATCTATGGCACGCATGAAGCTTATCCAACCAATGTTGTTGGAAATAAAAGAAAAATATCCAGATGACCGAACTAAACAACAACAAGCAATAATAGAACTGTATAAAACCCAAAAAATCAATCCTCTTGCAGGCTGCTGGCCAATGTTGGTTCAATTTCCAATTTTCTTTGCTCTTTATAAAGTGCTGTATATTACCATCGAAATGCGTCATGCACCTTTCTTTGGTTGGATTAAAGATTTAGCAGCACCCGATCCAACCTCTGTTTTTAACCTGTTTGGCTTCTTACCGTACACAGCTCCAACATTTCTTATGATTGGTGCATGGCCGTTGATTATGGGTATAACGATGTTTTTACAAATGCGTATGAATCCAACACCTCAAGACCAAACACAAGCAATGATCTTTGCGTGGATGCCGGTCATCTTTACTTGTATGCTCGCCTCCTTCCCTGTTGGTCTTGTTATCTATTGGGCCTGGAACAATATATTATCAATGATCCAGCAAAGTATCATGATGAAACGTCAAGGAGTAAAAATTGAGCTTTTCGACAATCTGAAAGCTATGTGGAGAAGATCATCCAAAAAAGAAGTGCATGAATGACAAGAGATTCTTCCCTTTCCGGAATTTTTTCTCGTAATTGGATTTTTATTCGTGGTGTACCAGCAATAAGCTTTCTTCCACCCGAAGGACCACCGGAAATCGCATTTGTAGGACGTTCCAACGTTGGGAAATCATCTTTAATCAATGCACTGGTCCAACAAAAAAACTTAGCGCGTATCTCAAATACACCAGGACGTACTCAAGAACTTAATTTCTTTATACCCGATGGTTTCAGTGGACAACCAGGAGATCTACCCCCTATAGCACTGATAGATATGCCAGGTTACGGTTTCGCTGAAGCTCCTAAAAATTTGGTTGATACATGGACAAATTTGATTTTTAGCTACTTACGAGGGCGTACGACACTTAAACGTGTCTATATATTGATTGATTCACGCCATGGAATTAAAAAGAATGATGCAGATATTTTAGACCTCCTTGATAAAGTAGCTGTTTCCTATCAGATTGTTTTCACTAAAAGCGATAAAATAAAATCAAATGATCTTGAAAAATTAATAATAACTACAAGAACAAAGCTTCTCAAACGTCCAGCAGCTTATCCTGAACTTCTTGTGACTTCTTCAGAAAAAACATTCGGTTTAGAGGAATTGCGTGCTGCCATTTTACAAACAATAGCAGTATAAAACACATTCCTGTTTTTTAAGAATTTATTAAACATATTTGCTAGCTTCTGCTAATAATCTTGTGCTTTTAATAAAGCACCTTTATAAATTCCTATTACTTGAAAGAATTCTCATCAACTCTACTTGATATTTTAAATTATGTTAACACTTTTCCACTCTCCTTTATCGTCCGCCTCCCGCTTTATACGCCTCATTCTTGGAGAATATGGTGTAAATATTCAACTGATTGAAGAACATGAATGGGCCAGAAGACATGAATTTCTTGCACTAAATCCAGCTGGCCATGTCCCCGTTCTTCTTGATGAACACGAAGTTCCATTATCAGGTGCCATTGTTATCTACGAATATTTAGATGAAACGCACGGAAATTTACGACAAGAAAATAAATTCTTTCCAGAAAACCCTTTGGGCCGTGCTGAAGTACGGCGTCTCAATGACTGGTTTTTAAATAAATTTGAAACTGAAGCTACGCGCCATATTGTACGAGAACGAATCTATAAACGTGAAATGCCATTAGCTATTGGCGGTGGCGCTCCAAACTCACAAATTTTACGTAATGCGCGCGCAAATATTCCACCACATATGAACTATCTCAATTGGCTCTGCGCATCTCGCGACTGGTTAGTCGATTCTGAATTATCCTATGCAGATCTCGCAGCTGCAGCTTCTGTTTCTGTACTTGATTTTCTAGGAGAAATTGACTGGGAAACAATTCCCGCAGCTA
This window encodes:
- the yihA gene encoding ribosome biogenesis GTP-binding protein YihA/YsxC gives rise to the protein MTRDSSLSGIFSRNWIFIRGVPAISFLPPEGPPEIAFVGRSNVGKSSLINALVQQKNLARISNTPGRTQELNFFIPDGFSGQPGDLPPIALIDMPGYGFAEAPKNLVDTWTNLIFSYLRGRTTLKRVYILIDSRHGIKKNDADILDLLDKVAVSYQIVFTKSDKIKSNDLEKLIITTRTKLLKRPAAYPELLVTSSEKTFGLEELRAAILQTIAV
- the yidC gene encoding membrane protein insertase YidC, which produces MEYNRNFFMAIGLSFIVLIAWQFLYVAPKQTELQRQQIIAQQLSKQQSALSTPTTNFSDSASMHGSASINNHEMTPESRNAVLAKTNRIAIKTSELEGSINLVGAQFDDLLLKKYRLTVDKKSPEIALLNPKGFTMTYLAEFGFTSSSLPKNALPQSDTQWQIEGNNTVLTPSTPVTLIYNNGQGQIFRRILSVDDHYMFTIEDSIHNEGDKPIYLSSYARVARAAPPEHTNATYLLHEGMIGIAGDSLKTEKYKTLAELDPNPDNGQKSITFSKVTGGWIGITDKYWAVAVIPPQDKEYTSRFIYFDRLQTHYQSDLLGTLLTIAPNETKTVTNRLFAGAKQVEIINYYQNDLKIKKFALLIDWGWFDFITKPMFSLIDILYKQTGNFGIAILLVTVLLKTLLFPLANKSYKSMARMKLIQPMLLEIKEKYPDDRTKQQQAIIELYKTQKINPLAGCWPMLVQFPIFFALYKVLYITIEMRHAPFFGWIKDLAAPDPTSVFNLFGFLPYTAPTFLMIGAWPLIMGITMFLQMRMNPTPQDQTQAMIFAWMPVIFTCMLASFPVGLVIYWAWNNILSMIQQSIMMKRQGVKIELFDNLKAMWRRSSKKEVHE
- a CDS encoding glutathione S-transferase family protein, translating into MLTLFHSPLSSASRFIRLILGEYGVNIQLIEEHEWARRHEFLALNPAGHVPVLLDEHEVPLSGAIVIYEYLDETHGNLRQENKFFPENPLGRAEVRRLNDWFLNKFETEATRHIVRERIYKREMPLAIGGGAPNSQILRNARANIPPHMNYLNWLCASRDWLVDSELSYADLAAAASVSVLDFLGEIDWETIPAAKDWYMRIKSRPSFRSLLTDRVRGIVASSHYTDLDF